In the genome of Arabidopsis thaliana chromosome 4, partial sequence, the window AACCTCGGATCTTCGAAAATCGACGAACATGTCTTCTCCTGGCGAGTGAGTTCCGTTCCCCTCTATTGAAACTTTGCTTCGATTCGATTTTGATCGAGAGATTCTTAGCTTGGTCTTCGTACCCAGGATTTTGAGTCCTTAGGTTAATAATTTTCATGATTCGTTTAGCTTGTATAGGGGTTTTTGAAGCATTCAACTGTTGATTCTTCTCAATTCGAGCGTAATTTTGCAACACCAAGCGAGTTCTGTGAACTTGAGCTAACGCTATTTTTAGTATATAGTTATCAATTTGCATTGTCatcatttgatattttggtgATTTGAGATGTAAAGAAACATCTTTTATGCCATGGAAGTTAGTACAAGTCAACTGGTAGTTAGTTCTTGAAATATGGAATCTCATAGTGTCTTGAAGCAAAACTGTTCTCGTTTGCTGTATCATAGTTACAAGGCTACTTTGATTCTCCTAGCTACGATAGTCTAAAATATCTCTGCGTAGGCTTGTCTCTTGTGGTAAAGTTTTATGCTTTAGCTGATCTTGATGACATTTCCTGATTAGAAATTTATAGATGGATGGAATATgtatgattttgattgtttatcTGTCAAATTGTTTCTTAGATCGCTTGTTATTGATTGCAGATTCTATAACTCACTTCCACCTATAACCAAGGCTTATGGTACGTTGTGCTTTTTCACTACAGTAGCCACGCAGCTTGGCTTAGTTGCTCCCGTTCACATTGCTTTAATTCCTGAACTTGTACTTAAGCAGTTCCAGGTATAtgatttattcttttttatgattttcctttctttctcacAAATCTCTGTCATCCTAAGTTCCTAATTCATTCTGCAATTTTTGATCTATTTGGTGTTTGTAGATCTGGAGGCTGATAACAAACTTGTTTTTCCTCGGTGGTTTCTCTATCAATTTTGGAATACGTCTTTTGATGATGTGAGCATACtattttcacatatatagATGAACAAAGCtaatttcgatttttattatcttaacATACTCTTTTAAATGATTGTGCAGAGCAAGATATGGAGTTCAACTCGAGAAAGGGCCATTTGAAAGGCGGACAGCAGACTTTTTGTGGATGATGATCTTTGGATCCTTCACTCTATTGGTATGTAAAGCCTCCCCTGTATTCTATTCTTACTGATCATTGTTATTGGTTCTTTGAGAACCCCAGTACTAGTATGTGGTATGCCACAAAGTAGATAATCGCTGGTACATAATATCCCAAAGCTGAGAAGATCAGAAGCTCTCAAAGAATTGAATCAGGGTTGCATTTTATTAAAGCGAGACAAAATTTTGGAAGGTATTCATACTAGTAAATCCGTGTGTTAAAACAGTTACCTTGTTCAAATTTCAGGTATTATCAGTCATACCATTTTTCTGGACACCGTTTCTTGGTGTTTCACTTGTGTTCATGCTTCTTTATCTCTGGAGCCGAGAATTTCCAAATGCCAACATCAGCCTATACGGTCTTGTCACTCTTAAGGTATTGAAAgtgtttcttttgtaatcAAATCCACTCCTTGGTATATATAATGTTAATGGTGAAAGTTGGAATTACTCCACAGGCTTTCTACCTCCCATGGGCAATGCTAGCACTTGATGTTATCTTCGGTTCTCCGATCATGCCAGATCTTCTTGGCATCATAGCTGGACATCTATACTACTTCCTAACAGTCCTTCATCCTCTTGCTACCGGAAAAAACTACCTGAAAACCCCAAAATGGGTGTATCCTTTATTCAAATTCTCGATTATTTCCAGATGATTGTTTCTCTCGCTtctcagtttttgttttgctgttGTACCTTGACATTCTCAACAGTAATAAAATCGTAGCAAGATGGCGAATTGGAGCTCCAGTTGCAAGTGTTCGACAAGCAGGTGGTGTAGGAGCAGCAGGACCCGGAGCTGGAGGAGgagtaggaggaggaggagcttATTCAAGCGCTCGTGCCCCACCCGAGAGTTCAAACACAGCATTCAGAGGTCGATCATATCGTCTCACCGACTGAAATAGAAATCTTCTcgagtttctttgttttcatcatatcaaatctttttcaaaCAATGCCACTAACTAATCCCAGGTAGCTTTGTGTTTTCGAACAGTACAGTTTTTGAATATATGACTCTGTAGGAAGAATCTTTGAGGTTTTAATACAATGTTCTTTTCAAAATGTGGTTcatgtttctatgtttttgtttttgtctagCAATCATCTCCTTACTAAATTGAATTCGATAAACTATAGCCACTATGAATATAATCAAATGAAATTTGTGACATAAGAATTTGGACGTAACGAGTTTGAATATCTATCTAGATAAGTTATTAAATTCGTGACCAAAGAGTTTGGTCGTAacaagtttgaattttttaggacataatattattattggcTAACAAGATTACGACTAACGAGTAAATAATCATTCCTTCGGTCCTTCCTCTAAAATGCCGTTGGTGATCGTTTATAAATAGGGGAAATAGGAAAAGGGAAGAAAGTAGACGTGGCAAATAGCGAAACAATGATTGAGCTATAACAAAGGCGAAACTTGAGCGGCACTAATTGAAAATCACTCCttgtttttttgaagaaaaagtaagATGTAGGGCTGAGAATTCGTCTATGTGATCCAACGGTTTTAAAATGATCCTTGTTCCTTCCTCTCCTATTTATCTGAAGGACGAAGTCCCCACGCTGCACATAACCGGGGCACTTAACGTATAGAtcataaacaaagaagaagaaaaaaaataagaaaagaagaagaagatgtcgtGGCAAACTTACGTTGATGAGCATTTGATGTGTGATGTTGGCGATGGTCAAGGACACCACCTTACTGCTGCCGCTATCGTTGGTCATGACGGTAGCGTTTGGGCTCAGAGCGCCAACTTCCCTCAGGTATTTGATTTCATTGCGTCTGATCTCAATGTGATTTAGATCCTGATAGTGTTGCTATCCGATATGATATGTGTTTTTACAATGTGATTTAGATCATGCATCATGTTTTGATTAGATTCTATCAATGTTTGTCAtgggatatatatatagtgtattttgtgtgtgtgtgtttctttttatatgttttgcatagatttgaaaacaaatgatGCATGTTGTCTCATGGTAATCGACTAATCGTGATTTGGTCTTTCATATAGTTCAAGGGACAGGAGTTCAGTGATATTATGAAAGATTTCGACGAACCGGGTCACTTGGCACCCACGGGATTATTCATGGCAGGAGCAAAGTACATGGTGATCCAAGGTGAGCCCGGGGCTGTAATCCGTGGCAAGAAGGTAACCTAATCAGTAGCTTCATGATCAGATATGCAAATACCATGTTGAAGAGGGTTCTAATTCAATATATGCTTCTTTCAATTAGGGAGCAGGAGGCATAACGATAAAGAAAACAGGACAGTCATGTGTGTTTGGGATCTATGAAGAGCCAGTGACACCAGGACAGTGCAACATGGTCGTCGAGAGGTTGGGTGATTACCTCCTCGAACAGGGTCTCTAGAATCTTCTTACAATGTTCCACCAcctacatttttttataaggcCATTGTTTCTcctatttttttcctttgggTGATTtgcatctctttctctaattGATATTATAAGTTTTGGGCTAATGGACCTTCCTGGTTTCTCCCCATAGCAAACTTTTAAGAAAGCTGAAGCCTAAAAGGCTTTTACTCTCTTTGCCTTGGTTTCTTATTTATATGCATGTTTTAgttgttttctctttgcttttttgtCAATTGCATTCTGTCTACTACACTAAATATTAACGTATTGATTGAGAAAATTGCATTATCATAATCTATAGAAAATTGTATGTAGTGTAGTAGAGACATTAATCTCACAATACTAAAAACACTTTCAAAATTTACACGAGCATTTAACACATACATCAACACTCATTATttacaacagaagaaaaaactgaTACGCAACGCAATCTTTCCTAGTGATTTCATtcgtaagaaagaaaaaatgaacatgagaaagaaaaatggcaaCAGGCAGAATTCATTCATCAACTTTAATCTTTAATAGGAAAGTAATAATAGTACAATTATGTCGGAAAATCATTCCCATCCCATCTGTCTTTATTATGTGCTAATCTAACAGCTCATCGAGAAATCGAATCTCAGTCTTTTTTCCCTATTATTACATTATCACTTAGATATAAGGAAATTTTTGTTATCTCACAATATTCACTTTGAATCAATACGATGCacatataacaaattaacaatagCAAGTGATTGTTTCTCTTCAATaactcaaaaacattttttttttttttggaatagaAAAAGGTTTATTAACCATCTTTCTAAATTTTGGgtaattaagaaacatttatTGACAATGACATTAGGAAAAGAGAACATTAATTGTAAAGGGTGGACCTAAATAATTGGAATATTTTGGTGTATGGCACACAATGCAAGAGCATATCCACCCTGTAAACAAATTATGGCCATACTTCgatctc includes:
- the PRF4 gene encoding profilin 4 (profilin 4 (PRF4); FUNCTIONS IN: actin binding; INVOLVED IN: cytoskeleton organization, actin cytoskeleton organization; LOCATED IN: nucleus, actin cytoskeleton, cytoplasm; EXPRESSED IN: 11 plant structures; EXPRESSED DURING: L mature pollen stage, M germinated pollen stage, 4 anthesis, petal differentiation and expansion stage; CONTAINS InterPro DOMAIN/s: Profilin/allergen (InterPro:IPR002097), Profilin, plant (InterPro:IPR005455); BEST Arabidopsis thaliana protein match is: profilin 5 (TAIR:AT2G19770.1); Has 899 Blast hits to 898 proteins in 239 species: Archae - 0; Bacteria - 2; Metazoa - 128; Fungi - 117; Plants - 583; Viruses - 0; Other Eukaryotes - 69 (source: NCBI BLink).); this translates as MSWQTYVDEHLMCDVGDGQGHHLTAAAIVGHDGSVWAQSANFPQFKGQEFSDIMKDFDEPGHLAPTGLFMAGAKYMVIQGEPGAVIRGKKGAGGITIKKTGQSCVFGIYEEPVTPGQCNMVVERLGDYLLEQGL
- the DER1 gene encoding DERLIN-1, with amino-acid sequence MSSPGEFYNSLPPITKAYGTLCFFTTVATQLGLVAPVHIALIPELVLKQFQIWRLITNLFFLGGFSINFGIRLLMIARYGVQLEKGPFERRTADFLWMMIFGSFTLLVLSVIPFFWTPFLGVSLVFMLLYLWSREFPNANISLYGLVTLKAFYLPWAMLALDVIFGSPIMPDLLGIIAGHLYYFLTVLHPLATGKNYLKTPKWVYPLFKFSIISR
- the DER1 gene encoding DERLIN-1 (DERLIN-1 (DER1); CONTAINS InterPro DOMAIN/s: Der1-like (InterPro:IPR007599); BEST Arabidopsis thaliana protein match is: DERLIN-2.2 (TAIR:AT4G04860.1); Has 918 Blast hits to 916 proteins in 241 species: Archae - 0; Bacteria - 22; Metazoa - 340; Fungi - 200; Plants - 147; Viruses - 0; Other Eukaryotes - 209 (source: NCBI BLink).), giving the protein MSSPGEFYNSLPPITKAYGTLCFFTTVATQLGLVAPVHIALIPELVLKQFQIWRLITNLFFLGGFSINFGIRLLMIARYGVQLEKGPFERRTADFLWMMIFGSFTLLVLSVIPFFWTPFLGVSLVFMLLYLWSREFPNANISLYGLVTLKAFYLPWAMLALDVIFGSPIMPDLLGIIAGHLYYFLTVLHPLATGKNYLKTPKWVNKIVARWRIGAPVASVRQAGGVGAAGPGAGGGVGGGGAYSSARAPPESSNTAFRGRSYRLTD